The genome window GACACTCGATGAAATTTGCAAAAAATTTGGGATTAATCAAGAGGATGATACTGAAAATGAGGTAGCGATCGCCAGTTAAACCATTGAGAGGACAACATCACAATCTTCTACTATACTCTAAATTTGGGAGGAGCCGTTGGTGACTTCAATATTAATCAAAGATTTAGCAACCGAATTAGAGCTTTTCACCGAAGATCCCGTGGAAAGATTTATTACCAGCGGGGTAAGTTGGGAACAGTACGAACAACTACTGACTCAACTCGGAGATAGTCCTTGGTATCGGGTTACTTATTTAGATGAAGTGCTGGAAATTATGGCCCCAAGTCGCCGTCACGATCGAGATAAAACCAATATCGGGATGCTGCTAGAAGCGTATTTTCAAGAAACACGGACTCGGTTTTGGGGGTTGGGTTCAACTACCTTCCGCATTCAAGCAAAAAAGGGCGGTACAGAACCTGATGAGTGCTATTGTATCGGTACTGAAAAAGAATTTCCTGATTTAGCGATCGAGGTTGTACTCAGCAGTGGCGGCCTGGACAAGTTAGCAGTTTACAAAAAGCTCGGAATCAGAGAGGTTTGGTTCTGGAAAAATCGTCGCTTTGAGGTTTATCATCTTCGGGGAGAGGAATATGAAAAAATGCAGCAAAGCGAGTTGTTGCCGAATTTGGATTTATCACTGATTGCACGGTATGTACAACGGCCTGACCCCCTTGAGGCGGTGTTGGAGTTTCGAGAAAGAGTTAGAGAAAATTTAGGGGGAAGTTGAGATTTAATATCGCTGTTTACTACCAAACATCTCCCTCAATATCCTCAAGCGACAACTTTTTACCTTTTTCAATTATTCTTTAATTTGAGCGATAATTTCTTGTAATTCTGGATTAGCGATGGATGACACTAACTGGGAATCCGCACCAGCCAAAGCAGCGCGCAACTTTTCCGAAGTCAGTGCGGGATATTTCTCTAACACCTGCTGTTGAGTCCATCCCGCAGCAAAGAGCCCCAGCAAAAATTCTACAGACAATCGAGTTTCTGGCGCTGCAGGTTGACTTGTGGAAGCTTTCGGGTTTGGATGAATGAGCTTTCGCCAGTCCATTGTTTTACTTAAACGATTGGGGAAGATTCCGCCGATTATACTGCATTCGGACACAGTAGAAACACGGGTATCGTTGACTGACTTTGTAACAGTGCCACCGCAGGTGATACCATTTTAGATTTCAGATTCTAGATTTTAGATTGGGAATCACTGATGGCTTAAGGGTTTGGAGTTTGGCTAGAGTCGCATTTTTTTTGGACTGGTGTCATTTCGCGGTTTTGCGATTAAATTGTTATTACGATCGCAGTACAGCACTTTCTTATAGACTAGAGTAATGGGGTAGCGACGGGGCGATCGCCCTTTTTCATTTTGTCCGTTTCAATACCAAACTGCGTAAGCGTTGCCCGCCCTACGGGGGCTACGCCAACGAAGAGGATCGCGCTAAATCTGAACCCACTGTCTAACGAACTGTGCAACCCACTGTGCAACCCACAATACAACTACTTTAACTTCTTAAAACTATGGGAAAAAAGTCGAAAGCCAAAAAATCCCAGGTCAAAAAATCCAGTTTGCTCTGCCAGCGACTCCAAGAAGCTCTCGATCGAGGCAGCAAAGTTTGGATTAAAACAAATAATAGCAGTTTCGGCGGCATCCCGATTAATTTGTTCGGGGAGTTTGCGGAACTTTTGGTGATAGTTCCCCCTAACGAACAGGCGGAAAATATCGATGCTTACGGACAAGTTACGTGGCTGATTCGACTCTCTGATATTATTGCACTTGCTTACCCTACTGAATACTGGTCTAAAGATAGATTAGAAAGTTTGCTGCCACCTGATGCAGTTACTTCCGAAGTAGGAGATTAACTGTAAGGTGCACGTGGTGCACCCTACTTTGAGCCGATTTGTATTCTGTAAGGTGCGCCCAGCGCACCTTAAACTTACTATTGTCTAAACTATTTTACCAGCGATAATCTACACTGCTCCGACCAATTTTTATCACTTTAATTAGTTGTTGCAAGCTGAAAGCTGGATTTTACAACTGCCGCCCTCTAGTTCGCTGCAACCGGCAAGAGCTTGAGCTTCTGCTGCGGCTTTATCGTCGCCCCAGCCCGCACCTGCTCCTCCTTTGCCTACTGCGATCGCTCCACAATTATTACTATTAGATGTCAGGGGTTCGCAGTCGTTCGCACCTCCGCTTTGTTGATTGCAAGCGGCTACTGCTGCGTTTAGTGCTTCTTTCTCTGTAGCATGATCCCAACTAATACCAGTGGCATCAGAAGTCGGAGAATAAGCAGTAGCTCCATAGGTGTTTTGAGCTTTAGCTACATGGACTGAGCCAAAAAGAGGAAGTGTCAAAGCTGTGACTACAACCCACTTAGAAAAAAGTTTTTGCAGCATATTTACTTAAGATATTTACAAAGTTAAGTTGCGAGGTTCGCTCGATATTAGATCGAGGCATTAATTCCTGTCAATAGTGTTGAAAAATCTTTAGATTTTCTTAAACCAAAAGTGTCTTCTGTAACAAAAAGTAAGATGACCAAGAATTTCAAAGGTGGTACCCGCCACGCGATCGATCCGTGGAATCAATCCCAAATCGAAAATCGAAAATCCTCAAGAAAGAGCATTTATCTCGCGCAAGTCAATCTAAAATCTAAAATCTAAAATCTAAAATCGATTGACGGAGGTCAATTCAGTGGCAGATATCCGCAAAATCCTCAGCCAACTAGCTGCCCAAGAAGCGCACCTACTAGATACCCAATTCCTGGCTCCCTGCGTGTCCGGGGGAAGCGTGCGGATACGGGTTAGCTCAATGGTTTATACTTTTTTACCCCAGCCGCGCAACTTTGAAGGATGGGCTATTTTTAGGCCGATTAATGAGAAAATTGCTGCGGTAATTGAGGAGCCGAGCTTGGCGCAAGTGGCCGAGTATTTGCAACTGCTCGTACCCGTTCGCTTGCACTTGGCTTGCGTGCTGCAAGGGCAAACGTGGCTGGCTTATCCTGTTAACGAATCTGATGCTAAACAGCGCACGGGTGTTGCGAAACCCGTACCAGTGCATTTAGTAACAGAAAGTTCGCAGTTTGAGCCGATTGTTGCGCGCTGGGACGGTCATTGTTTGTGGTTTGAAGAGATTGACAGGCGCGCCGATCCGCTGCCCTCTGAGAAGTTGAAAGCAGCTTTAAAAAAGTTGATTTTGCCTCAAGAAGTTCGCTTTAAAGGGATGACGCCGGAAATGCGAACTGTTTACGAATTGGTGTCCCGAAATATTAAAGATTTCGATCCGAAAGTGCGGGAAGAAAAGCGCTTGCAGCGGGCGTTGAAAATGGGGGGCGGTGAATTGCGGGATTTTTTCGATCGCGAAAATTATTGGCTGGTTGAATGGACTAGCGGAACGGGAGAACACCACACTTCTGCGATCGCCAAAAATGACTTGACAGTTATGAGTGCGGGCATTTGTCTCAGCGGATTGGACAAAGACTTCGACTTGCATTCATTGGTTGGAGTCGTCGAAAATCGCTAATTCTTGATTACCATGAGTATATTTTTTCACGAACAACTTTACAGAAGTGCCGCAGTGATGTCGCAGATCGAAAATTTCCCGGTAACGGTTTGCGGCGCGGGTGCTTTGGGTGCGAATATTACAGAAAGTCTGGCGCGATCGGGCTTTTGTCAGTTAAAAGTCATCGATCGCGATCGCATCGAGGAACGCAACCTTTCCACTCAACCCTATTATCGATCGGACATCGGCGCATTCAAAGCCAAAATTCTCGCCAACAACCTCTACCGCGCTTTGGGAGTCAGCATTGAGGCGCACTCAAAAGAATTGACACCCGCAAATGCCGATCGGCTGCTTGCCAACAGCGCCACAGTCATCGATACTTTTGATAACAGTGTCGGGCGGCAAGCAGTCAAGGATTACTGTGCGAGTGTCTCCCTTCCCTGCGTGCACGTCGGATTAGCTGCCGATTACTCCGAAATAATTTGGAACCAACACTATCGGGTTCCTTCAGCGGCGAATGATGACGTTTGCGATTACCCGCTGGCGAGAAACTTGGTAATGCTGACAGTTGCAGTTGCCTGCGAAGTAATTGTTACCTTTGCTGCTACCAAAGAGCAACAAAATTTAACTTGCACGATCGGAGATTTTGCAGTAAAGCCACTTATATTGTAGAATGTCGGTTGACTGTTGCCAGAAACCCGGTGAATCGAGATTGGATGCCCCATCCCAGAAACCCGGTTTCTCACTCTCAAACAATCGTCAAAATTGCAAAAAACGCTTGAGAAAATTAACAGGGAAACTATGTCCGAACAAGTTTGTACTGGTACTATTTCACTAGAATGCAAGCCAAAACCGCCCCCTCCTCCGCCTCCGCCTCCGCCTCCGCCTAAGCCTCCGCAGTCGCCTTTTTTGATTTTACTAGCAATTCTAGTTCTCTTGATTTTGACTGGCATCGGTGGCGGAGCATATACTTCTTCATCAAGTGACGCAATTTGCGCGCCGCACGATGATTGCAACGAACCAGAATTCAGACCCCATAAAAGGATTTTAAAACACGGATCGAGAGGGGCAGATGTGAAGAAACTGCAAAAGTTGTTGAACGCGCGGGGCTTGTCCCCACACCCGATCGTAATTGATGGCGTGTTCGGCCCGACAACTCTCACAGCAGTGAAGAAATTTCAGCGGCAAAATCACCTTCATGTAGACGGAGTTGTGGGAGGCAAAACTTGGGACAGACTGTTTGCTAGTTCGTAACTTTAAGCACCGGACAACAAATGTTCCTAAGTCATCATTGCTAATCATTAATTCCTGCGGTTTTTAGTTGTGCAGATAGCGCATTTTGTGCTACTACAGACACAGAAGCTGCAATCAAAAATCAATCGTCTATAGCAATCCTAAATCAGCCGCCAAATCGAGCGAGACCAGAATCCTTGCAGTGCGAGCATCTAGCTCGCATATAATGCAAGCAAATCATTTAGGATTGCTATACTAGATTGCTAATGAATGAAGTTTGAGATTTTTGGTTTGGTCGATCGAATGAAAAATTAACAGGGAAAATATGGCAGGATCGCAGACTTTTTATTATTTACTAGCAATTCTCGCTCTATTAGTTTTGACGGGGACAAGTAGAGCAAACTATGCAGCGGGTTCCGCAGTTTGCTACACTGATGATTGCCATCAACCAGTAGTCAGACACCATAAAAGGATTTTAAAATGCGGCTCGAAAGGGCACGATGTGAAGAAACTGCAAAAGTTGTTGAACGCGCGGGGCTTGTCCCGACACCCGATCGTAATTGATGGCGTTTTCGGTCCGACAACCGAAGATGCAGTGAAAAGATTTCAGCGACAAGCAGATATTCCTGTAGACGGAGTTGTGGGAGGCAAAACTTGGGACAGACTGTTTGCTAGTTTGTAACTTTAAGCACCGGACAACAAAAGTTCCTAAGTCAGTCGATTTTAGATTTTAGATTTGAGATTTTAGATTTACTCGATAACAGATGAATCTGGAAGCTTAAACTCTGTAATCTAATTTTTTTCTCGACCCTCGATCGCGTCGGAAAGCAAGTACCTGTGTTTGGGTGGAGTCAGTCGATTTTAGATTTTAGATTTGAGATTTTAGATTTACTCGATAACAGATGAATCTGGAAGCTTAAACTCTGTAATCTAATTTTTTTTCTCGACCCTCGATCGCGTCGGAAAGCAAGTACCTGTGTTTGGGTGGAGTCATCTTTGGTAATAATTAATCCCTGGATTTGTAGTTGCACATCAAGTAGATTTTGTGCAACTACAGATACCTAAATTGCCATCCAAAATCAATCGCCTACTAGATTGCTAATGAATGAAGTTTTAGATTTTTGGTTTGGTCGATCGCAATCTCCTGAGTTTGGCAAAGTCCACAAGAAATGGTTTGAAAAAGATGCGGATTTTGATGCAGAAGTGCGATCGCGCTTTATGCAGCAATACGAACTCGCCGCCTCCGGTCAACTCGACTCCTGGCACGATTCCCCCGAAAATTGCCTAGCATTAATTATACTGCTCGATCAATTTCCGCGTAATATGTTTCGCGGAACGCCCCAAGCATTCGCCACAGACAGCAAAGCTTTAGCCACCGCTGAATACGCTGTTAATCATAACTTCGATCGCGAATTGCTGACTGTACAAAAATTGTTTATTTATCTCCCTTTTCAACACAGCGAAAACTTAGAACACCAGCAAAAATCTGTCCAACTATTTCGCCAACTCAGCGGCGAACCTGACAGCGATTCACTCATTGAATACGCGATGCAGCATTTAGAACCCACATTCCGCACCCTCAACTGGCACACACGCAGTTGGGGTGCCCCGTCCGAGTCGATCAGTCGGCTCTAGATGAGTAGAAATACTCTCGCCTGCCGTGTCAGGTGATCGAGCAAGCGATCGATTCAGTTGGAAAATGTACGAGCGTGTAAATTAACAACAAAAACCAATTATCCCCCGTGCGACGCGGAGGATAAAAATAGTCTAAACTCAAGTAGCAAACAATTCGCTCGATCGAATGAAACCCGTGCATCAAGCAACTGAACTCGCCGTCTCTAACCTCGACCATCTTGGTTTAATAGCAGGTCTAGTTGATGAAATAGAAATTGTCCAAAAAATCAATGAGTTAGTAGGGGAACAACCGGGTGAGATTGTCAGTCCAGGTCTAGCAGTCAAAGCAATGATTATCAATGGGTTAGGGCTTGTTTCCGCTCCATTATACTTATTTCCTAAATTTTTTGAAGGCAAAGCGCTCGAACATTTAATGGGTGAAGGTATTCAAGCATCACACCTGAATGAATACCGTTTAGGTAGAGTATTAGACAAGCTATATTTAGCAGGCAGCAGCCAAATATTTACAACTATTGCCGCTTCAGCAGCTCAAAAATTTGAGCTCGATACAGAGACATCCCATTTAGATTCAACTTCCTTTCACCTGCATGGCAAATACGAATCCGAGCTACCATCTGTATCTGTTATCGAGCCAGAAACGGCGCTAGATAGCGAAGATAGCGAAGATAGCGAGTCAACTAAACCCGTGTCATCTGCCGTGCCAATTAAGATTACCTACGGCTACTCCCGCGATCGCAGACCCGACTTAAAACAATTCATTTTAGATTTAATTTGTAGTAGCGATGGAGATGTACCGCTATTTTTACGGGTGGGTTCGGGAAATGAATCAGATCGAGCCATATTCGCATCAATTCGTCAGGAGTTTAAACAACAGTTAAACCTTGACAGTTTAATGGTTGCAGATAGTGCATTATATTCAGCTCCTAACTTAGAAATGTTAACCAATTTAAGATGGTTAACCCGCGTACCGTTGAGTATCAAGCAAGCGCAGCAACTGGTATCTCAGTTAAATGAAGCAGAATTTACCCCCAGTTCTGTGAGTGGATATAGCTGGTCAGAACACAAAAGTAATTATGGTGGAATTGAACAAAGATGGCTAGTAGTAGAGAGCAGTTTGCGACGCGATTCAGACCGAACAAAAACTCGAAAAAAAACTCAAAAAAGCCCAGGCTGAAGCTGAGAATAAACTGCAAGAACTCTCAAAAATTGAATTTGCTTGTGCCGCCGACGCTGCCGCCGCAGCTCATCGCTTATCCAAACAACTAAAATTTTACAATATCACCCAAGTTAGTAGCAAAGAAATTACAGTAAAGACTAATACTAACGATCCAAATGCTCGCGAGAAATCCAGCTCGAAACAGAGATTTAAAGTTCAAGCAAAACTGGAACCAGATACAGGTGCGATCGCCAAAGAAACCAAAGCCTGTGGCAGGTTTATTCTCGCCACTAATGTGCTGGAAACTCAGCAATTAGAGCCTGACGATATGATTGTGAAATACAAAGAACAGCAGTCAGCAGAAAGAGGGTTTGGGTTCTTGAAAGATCCGCTGTTTTTTACGGACAGTGTATTTCTCAAGTCGCCGGAAAGAATCGAAGCTTTGGCATTGGTAATGGGTTTGTGTTTGTTAGTCTATACTTTAGGTCAAAGGTTACTGCGTCACAGTTTGCAACGCACTAATTCCCAATTGAAAAATCAGTTGGGCAAACAAACTAATCGACCGACGCTCCGTTGGATTTGCCAGATATTTCAATCAATTCATCTGGTGAGCCTACAAGGGATTCAACAAATTTCTAATTTAACAGCCGAGCGAATGGCTATATTGAACTTGCTGCCGCTCTCCTGTAAGTCTTATTATTTATTAATCTGAGATCGAGCAGTTTGTTTGATGAGCAAAACTGACAGAAATTTCATAAATATTTGATTCAGTAGTGATGTGTAATTATCAGGCTGCTGGAAATATCTGCTGTCGATTAATAGTTAATTATGACGGATGAAGGTGTTGTTAGATATCGAGAATCTAGGATTTGCCCGAAAGCAGTTAATTTTCAACTTGCCCCAACAGGTCGATGCGATTGTGACCCAACAGGTCGCGGGTATTTTTGATTATTATCTCGGACGAGAGACTCGGACGGAGCACCCCAACTGCGTGTGTGCCAGTTGAGGGTGCGGAATGTGGGTTAGAAATAATCCAGCGTTTTGGGAGATTTCCGCACCGCAATGAAATTCTCGGACGCGAAACAACTCCCGAAGAAGCAGAGTTTCTGAGACAACCCGGTTCGGGATTTTAAAGCGCGATCGCAAAACATCGATCGTTCTGATATATTCGAGGCTTGTAGAGGCAGTTTTAGGCCGCAATCAGAACCAACAGCAGACAAACTCTCTACAAAACCAGCCCCAAGCCAGCGACTCTCAAATTGAATAGTGCAATTAAAAAACAAGATAAATTGCCGATTCAACAAAAAGCATAGGAGGGTGAAGAATGTATCTATCGCCCAATCGTCAGCCGCGATACTGCACCCGATAAATCCGGTTGTTCGCTTCCTCGGTAAACAGCAAACTCCCGTCAGGTAAAACCAGCAAACCAACCGGCCTCCCCCAAGTTTTCGGGCCCGACGGATCTGTGAGAAAACCAGTCAGAAAATCCTCATAATAACCTTGAGGGCGTCCGTTCGCCGCATTAAAAGGTACAAACACGATTTTATAACCAGTTCCAGCGTTCCGGTTCCAACTGCCGCGAAACGCCACAAAGGCCCCGTTGAGAAATCTTTTGGGAAACGTTTTGCCGTCGTAAAACTGAAGCCCCAAAGCCGCCGAGTGCCCCTGAAACAGCACGTCTGGCGTTAATGTTTTAGCAGCTAAATCAGGTCGATCGCTATTGCCGTTTCTGGCGTGGCGCGGGTCGAGCAAATTCGGCTTAAAATAAACGTAAGGCCAGCCGTAAAACTCGCCTTGACGAATCCTTGTCAAGTAATCCGGCACCAAATCATCTCCCAAACCGTCGCGTTCGTTGACTGTTGTGTAGAGTTGATTGGTTTTTGGGTGAAAATCCAATCCCACCGGATTTCGCAAACCCGAAGCAAAAATTTGCTTGTTCTGGCCGTCCAAATTCATCACTTGAACAGACGCCCTCGGCAGCGGTTCGACATCGGCATTAGACTGCGATCCAACTGATACGAAAAGCTTGCTATTGTCGGGGGAAACGACAACATTTCGCGTCCAGTGTTGGTTGTAGCCGCCGCCCGGTAAATCGGCAATTTTTTGACCAGTACCTGTCAATTGTTCCTGCCCTTTTGTGTAGGGAAATCGGCGGACTTCAGCGGTATTTCCGAGGAAAAAATAGCGATCGGAAAAAGCCATGCCAAAGGGAATATTTAACCCGTTTTGGGCACTTGCAAAAGTTTTGCGAACCTCAGCAACGCCGTCGCCGTTGGCATCCCGCAACAGGGTAATCCGATTCTGCCGGGTTTCTGTTACCAAAACATCGCCTGTCGGCGTCAAAGCCAGCCATCGGGGAGCGTCTAAATTGTCAGCAAAAACGTTGACGACAAAGCCAGGAGGCACTCGCAGGACTGGCGATGCGGGAATCGGTACTACTTGAGGAGGTTTTGAGGCGCTTTCGCTGGCTCCTGGCTGCGGCAAAGCAGTTGCAACAATACGGATGGGCTGCGGCGACAGCGGTTTGGTCGGTACAATTTGATTTGTCCCAACATTTGTCAGCGGTGCACGGGAAGGAATTTGCGACAGGGGGCCGCTGTCGCCCACAGCAGGCGCGATCGCATCTGTAGCTCGATCGCACGCAATCACCGGCAACAGCAGAATTAGCAGCAAGAAACGCAAGTAATACATAGCAGCGATTTCTCAACAATTGCTGGACAATTCTATTATTCTAACTGCTATGAAACAGCTAAGCCACCGCCGGCGCGGTGGCTTAATTCCATTTACCGATACCCGTTGCAAACAAGAATGCAAGTGTAGGCCTGTGTTCCAAACCTTGAGCTCGATCGATTTTAGATTTTAGATTTTAGATTTTAGATTTTAGATTTTAGATTTTAAATTTTAGATTGAAGAAAGCGACCCCACGAATGAATCCGGGGGCCCCGGACTAAATTGCTTGATTGCCATTCCCAATCTTCAATCGAAAATCGAAAATCTAAAATCGAAAATCGTATAACCTAACTCTACCAAAGTCCTCTCACAGGAGCCGGACGGGGAGCCGGAGCCGGAATGGGACGGGGAGCCGGAATCGGAGCCGGAGCCGGACGGGGAGCCGGACGAGGAGCCGGACGCGGTGGCGGTTCTGGAGCCGGACGCGGTGCCGGTGCTGGGGTTGCGGGACGAGCAACCGTTGTGGCTACCACCTTATAATCGGGGATCACCGCGATATTTTGTATCTGATCTCCGGCGACGGTGGCTCTGACTTTCATTCCCGGTACTAAGCCAATAATTCTCAGGACGCATCTTTGAATCCTGAGAGTCCTGTACGGCGCGTTTTCTTCGCGAATAGTTACTACGTCGCCGACAATACTTTTGACAAAACCGATAATGGTTCGAGAGTTTGCTGTTGTGGTGGTCTGCGTTTGGGCTATTTGAGTTGCAGGGTTAGCCATCGCAGGATGTACTGAGACCGCCGAAATTAGCACCGACAGTGTTGCACCTGTCAATAATTTGATGTTCTGAAGACGCATTGAAACCTCACATTAACTGCTATTCAGGGTCGGGTTTGCTTCCGCTGCGCGAAAGTCCCAACCTCTATACCTAATCCAGTTTAATCCCCAGAGTAGGAAATTTATGACAATCTCAAAAAAAGATTATCGAACAAGTTTTGAAAGACTAAATTTTACATCATAAGTTCCCCATTTACAACAAGTTCAGCGGTTTGCATCTCTAGAGTGTTGCCGTGATATATTGAGTTTATTCGATCGACCGTTGCAGTTTTTTTCCGCCCACCTAACTGTTGCTGGGGGGAACTCTACCCAGAGACAGATTGTGCTTGCCGGATACAGCAGCGCCTTAGTTTGAATACTCGATCGCCTGTCGGCTATGGCTAAAAAATCAAATTAGTCGGAGGTAAAATTTAATCATTTTTTGGCAAGATTTACGCATAAACCGGGTTCGATCACGACCTTCTATTGCGTAACTCCACTGAGCCGGTGATAAAAACCTTGTTTTTTTCTTAGTATTATTGCCTAAGCTTTGTGTTGAGTTACAAGCGATCGGTGGTGGAATTTCAACTAAAAACTGTGCAGCGCAGTTGCCGTCAAAAATCAATCTCTAAATTTTTACGATCGGGTGCGGTTGGCGGATAATTAGATAGGAACGTTGTAGGAACTGCTGGTGAGGAGTCTAGCGAACAAAACAATGGTGAACAGCAAATTTTTGTTTAACAAGTTAATTGTACTGAGCTTGAGTGCAGCGGCGCTGTCGGTGGGCATCCAGCAGCAGGCCACTGCCGAAGTGGTGGCTAATTCAAGTAATAGTGCGATCGCAGCACAGCGGCCCACATCCGAGACACAATTGCCGAATCTCGGAACCCCAGAACTGCCGCCCTTGGGAGAACCATTTCGTTATATTCCCCAGGAACCAAAGCCTGCCGTAAATCCTATTGAGGAAGTGCATTTAGTGCTGAAATTGCGAGAACGCCGCGTCTATGTTTACCGACAAAATAAGGTGCAAACCAGTTTCCCGGTTGCTGTGGGAAAAGGCGGGTGGGAAACTCCTACAGGCAATTTTAAAGTTATTCAAATGATCAAAGATCCAGTTTGGCAAAATCCTTGGACAGGAGAACTTATTCCTGCTGGGCCAGACAATCCATTAGGGAGTAGGTGGATGGGGTTTTGGACGGATGGCAAGAATGTGATTGGTTTTCACGGTACTCCCAATCCAGAGTCGATCGGGGCGGCGGCTTCTCACGGCTGCGTCAGAATGTTTGATAAAGACGCACAGGCTTTATTTGAGAAAGTCGCAGTTGGCACACCGGTGATTGTCGAGCATTAATTATTAGCAAGTATAAAAACATCAATTCCCGGCGATTGAAATCGCGGCTACACATACAAAGTCCACTCCAAGCGGACTGAATAATTTATTAGTCCGCTTGGAGTGGACTTCGTTTGTATAGTAGCGGTTTCAACCGCCGAGCGATTTTGATATTAAATAGATTGCTGATATTTTTCCAGCAACTCCGGGATGTAATCGTAGCCATCAACACCGATCGCCGGAATGATATTCGCTCGACTTTTAGCCAAAGATTGTTTAAAAGATTCCGCCCCCATTTGACCCCGCAAAATTGTCAACAAACCAGCCGATTGACGCCACTCCATCGCACCAATTTGCTCCAAAGTATACATCCCCAAACTGCCCGCAAATATCGCTTTTTCTAGTGAGTTGATTCTGTAATAAGCTTGAGCCAAGTAAGCCAAATTCAGACCTTGCAAATATAAATCCCCTGAGAATTGGGCCGCTTGCCAACCTTTGAGCAAATATTCGATCGCAGCTTCAGCATTTTCCAGGGCGATTTTAGCAATACCGAGACTGCTGGAGCAAAAAGCTTGACTTTGGCGATCGCCCAATTTTTCCGATAGCAACAAACCTTGTTCCAAATAGCCGATCGCACTCTCGTAAACCTCCGGTTCCACCTCCTCCAACTGCCGCGCTTGAAACACTTCACTGTAACCCAAATTAGCTAGAGCATTTGCCTCGCCTTGTCGCTCTCCCGCTTGTCGTGCCATAATTAAAGCCCGCTGGCTGTAATTAATCGCTTCCTGATAATTTTTTTGAGCAACATAGTTGCGGCTGATGTGATTGAGATTGGCAACTTCGCAAGCTTTGTCTCCTTCGGTACGGGCAATTTCCAGCGCTTGCTTGTGCAGCAAGATCGATCGCTCGTAGGCCCCAGCCGCCTGCATCGAATAACCCAAAAGCGTCAGAATCCGAGCTTTCGCTTGAGTGCCTTCAACTCGCCGCAGCGGTTCATCTAAATAATCCAAAGTATGCCGCAGAGCTTTACCATCAAATGAAGCAAAAATTCCCCCGTAAAGCGGAAAATATTCTCGCTGAGAAAAAGCGCGCAAAATTTGCAAAGTTACTTGAAAACAAGCATTTGCCAACTGCTCGCCGCTCTTGGTAGAATTATTAAACCCACTAGCTAGCTGACTCCAAATTACCGCAAAAGTAATATAAGTGGAAATTGAAGCTTTTGTTGACACTTTGGAATCGTAAACTTGCTTGTCAAACCATGTCGCCAACGCCCGCTGCAAGCACTGCAAAATAATCGCCACTTCCACCACTATGCCTAAATCTAAATTCGATTGCTTGGCTGCGAATTGAACTACCGATTCACCGAGTGCAATAGTATTCAACAGAGCCTGGGGAAAGGGACTGTTAACTTT of Oscillatoria nigro-viridis PCC 7112 contains these proteins:
- a CDS encoding L,D-transpeptidase — translated: MVNSKFLFNKLIVLSLSAAALSVGIQQQATAEVVANSSNSAIAAQRPTSETQLPNLGTPELPPLGEPFRYIPQEPKPAVNPIEEVHLVLKLRERRVYVYRQNKVQTSFPVAVGKGGWETPTGNFKVIQMIKDPVWQNPWTGELIPAGPDNPLGSRWMGFWTDGKNVIGFHGTPNPESIGAAASHGCVRMFDKDAQALFEKVAVGTPVIVEH
- a CDS encoding tetratricopeptide repeat protein codes for the protein MPESTSLRDRYLALIDKIVEITLKGQIRSKEQVYQMLVQDISTGTGEIFERCFGERLDAAENQLRNEKDEIKQAKANRTLRALKTIQGEWERWQKDNRVDREIASSIQQIVSAESNARLLALLQVIDPNKEHPLTLAQLQQLAKFLHQQMLQTSNPETEQDLQQITAGIAKGLQSWQRLEPELVGWIYQPQQLGFAGSPEQNGPWAFWAKKVNSPFPQALLNTIALGESVVQFAAKQSNLDLGIVVEVAIILQCLQRALATWFDKQVYDSKVSTKASISTYITFAVIWSQLASGFNNSTKSGEQLANACFQVTLQILRAFSQREYFPLYGGIFASFDGKALRHTLDYLDEPLRRVEGTQAKARILTLLGYSMQAAGAYERSILLHKQALEIARTEGDKACEVANLNHISRNYVAQKNYQEAINYSQRALIMARQAGERQGEANALANLGYSEVFQARQLEEVEPEVYESAIGYLEQGLLLSEKLGDRQSQAFCSSSLGIAKIALENAEAAIEYLLKGWQAAQFSGDLYLQGLNLAYLAQAYYRINSLEKAIFAGSLGMYTLEQIGAMEWRQSAGLLTILRGQMGAESFKQSLAKSRANIIPAIGVDGYDYIPELLEKYQQSI